A stretch of the Lolium perenne isolate Kyuss_39 chromosome 3, Kyuss_2.0, whole genome shotgun sequence genome encodes the following:
- the LOC127342059 gene encoding cell division cycle 5-like protein, translating to MRIMIKGGVWKNTEDEILKAAVMKYGKNQWARISSLLVRKSAKQCKARWYEWLDPSIKKTEWTREEDEKLLHLAKLMPTQWRTIAPIVGRTPSQCLERYEKLLDAACAKDENYEPNDDPRKLRPGEIDPNPESKPARPDAVDMDEDEKEMLSEARARLANTRGKKAKRKAREKQLEEARRLASLQKRRELKAAGIDNRHKKRKRKGIDYNAEIPFEKRPPPGFYDTVGEDRPLEHIQFPTTIEELEGKRRVDVEAQLRKQDIGRNKILQRQDAPAAIMQANKLNDPEAVTRRSKLMLPPPQISDHELEEISKMGNVGDLALTEELGEGSTATRTLLASYSQTPRLGMTPLRTPQRTPGGKGDAIMMEAENLARLRESQTPLLGGDNPELHPSDFSGVTPRKKEIQTPNPMATPLASPGPGVTPRIGLTPSRDGNSFGLTPKGTPFRDELHINEEVEMQDSAQLELRRQAELRRGLRSGFASIPQPKNEYQLVMPPITEEKEESEEKIEEDMSDRLARERAEEQAKQEALLRKRSKVLQRSLPRPPAASVEILRQSLLKGGESRSTFVPPTSIEQADELINEELLSLLEHDNAKYPLDEQTQREKRKGNKRQTNGAAFIPEIEGFDEHELKEASSMVDEEIQYLRVAMGHENESFVDFVKTHDGCQEDLMFFPMNNSYGLASVAGNADKISALQHEFEIVKKRMDDEAKKASRLEQKIKLLTQGYQARAAKLGSQIQDTFKQMNTAATELECFQELQKQEQMAGAYRVRNLAEEVNKQKALERTLQSRYGDLLSGYQRIQEQLAEYKKQLKLQEAAMEAERRAKEEAVETEKRAEEESVEAEKCAKEESVEAEKRAKEEAVEVEKRAEEEAVEADKHAKEEEAAAQNHAAEEENEKKSPSVEEESGQITMVTDEEPAGFT from the exons ATGAGGATCATGATTAAGGGCGGCGTGTGGAAGAACACGGAGGACGAGATCCTCAAGGCGGCCGTCATGAAGTACGGCAAGAACCAGTGGGCGCGCATCTCCTCGCTGCTCGTCCGCAAGTCCGCCAAGCAGTGCAAGGCCCGCTGGTACGAGTGGCTCGACCCCTCCATCAAGAAG ACTGAGTGGACAAGGGAGGAAGATGAGAAGCTACTCCACCTTGCTAAGCTCATGCCTACTCAATGGAGGACTATTGCACCTATTGTGGGTCGGACGCCATCTCAGTGTCTTGAGCGGTATGAAAAACTGCTTGATGCTGCCTGTGCTAAGGATGAGAATTATGAGCCTAATGACGACCCAAGAAAGTTGCGACCTGGGGAGATCGATCCAAATCCTGAGTCAAAACCTGCACGCCCAGATGCTGTTGACATGGACGAAGATGAAAAGGAAATGCTTTCTGAGGCAAGGGCTCGCTTAGCTAACACCAGGGGTAAGAAGGCAAAACGAAAGGCAAGAGAAAAACAACTTGAAGAGGCGAGGAGGCTTGCGTCACTGCAAAAAAGGAGGGAACTGAAGGCAGCTGGTATTGACAACCGGCACAAAAAAAGGAAGAGAAAGGGAATTGACTATAATGCTGAGATCCCTTTTGAAAAGAGACCCCCTCCAGGCTTTTATGATACGGTGGGTGAAGACAGGCCACTTGAGCACATACAGTTTCCAACTACTATTGAGGAGCTCGAAGGGAAGAGAAGAGTGGATGTAGAGGCTCAGTTAAGAAAGCAAGACATTGGCAGGAACAAAATTCTGCAGAGGCAGGATGCCCCTGCCGCAATAATGCAAGCAAATAAACTCAACGACCCAGAAGCAGTCACAAGAAGGTCCAAACTAATGCTTCCACCACCCCAAATTTCTGATCATGAATTGGAGGAGATTTCAAAGATGGGTAATGTCGGTGATCTTGCTTTGACCGAGGAGCTTGGTGAAGGAAGTACTGCTACTAGGACATTGCTTGCAAGTTACTCCCAGACTCCAAGGCTTGGTATGACACCATTGCGAACTCCACAACGAACTCCAGGTGGGAAAGGTGACGCTATTATGATGGAGGCAGAGAATCTTGCACGTCTAAGGGAATCACAAACACCTCTTTTAGGAGGCGATAACCCAGAGCTTCATCCATCAGACTTCTCTGGCGTTACACCACGTAAGAAAGAGATACAGACTCCAAATCCCATGGCAACGCCTCTGGCTAGCCCTGGCCCTGGTGTTACCCCAAGGATTGGTCTGACACCCTCCAGAGATGGAAATTCCTTTGGTTTAACTCCAAAAGGTACCCCATTCCGTGATGAGCTCCACATAAATGAAGAGGTGGAAATGCAGGACAGCGCTCAGctcgaacttcgtaggcaagctgaGTTGAGAAGAGGTCTGCGATCTGGTTTTGCTTCCATTCCACAGCCTAAGAATGAGTACCAGCTAGTTATGCCACCCATCACAGAGGAGAAGGAAGAATCTGAAGAGAAAATTGAAGAGGATATGTCAGACAGGTTAGCACGAGAGAGGGCTGAGGAACAAGCAAAGCAGGAGGCATTGCTCAGAAAGAGATCAAAAGTGTTGCAGCGGAGTTTGCCTAGGCCACCTGCTGCTTCAGTGGAGATTCTCCGGCAGTCTCTGCTTAAAGGTGGAGAAAGCAGAAGTACCTTTGTGCCTCCTACATCAATTGAACAAGCTGATGAGCTAATAAATGAGGAGCTCCTCAGTCTCCTTGAGCATGATAATGCTAAATATCCTCTTGACGAACAAACTCAAAGAGAGAAAAGGAAAGGGAACAAACGTCAGACGAATGGGGCAGCTTTCATTCCTGAAATTGAAGGTTTCGATGAGCATGAACTGAAAGAG GCAAGTTCTATGGTTGATGAGGAGATTCAGTATCTTCGTGTGGCCATGGGACATGAGAATGAATCTTTTGTGGATTTCGTGAAGACACATGATGGATGCCAAGAGGACCTTATGTTTTTCCCGATGAATAACAGCTATGGTCTTGCCAGTGTTGCTGGAAATGCTGATAAAATTTCTGCTTTGCAACACGAGTTTGAAATTGTGAAGAAGAGAATGGATGATGAAGCAAAGAAAGCTTCTCGTCTTGAACAGAAGATCAAACTGCTGACACAAGGATACCAG GCACGGGCTGCAAAATTGGGATCACAGATCCAAGACACGTTCAAGCAGATGAACACTGCAGCAACGGAACTTGAATGCTTCCAAGAGTTACAAAAACAAGAACAGATGGCTGGTGCCTATCGTGTGAGAAATTTGGCTGAAGAAGTGAATAAACAGAAAGCATTAGAACGTACTCTCCAAAGCCGCTATGGTGATCTGTTGTCTGGTTACCAGAGGATCCAGGAACAATTGGCGGAGTACAAGAAGCAACTTAAGCTGCAGGAGGCGGCAATGGAGGCAGAAAGACGTGCTAAAGAGGAGGCAGTAGAGACAGAAAAACGTGCTGAAGAGGAGTCAGTAGAGGCAGAAAAATGTGCTAAAGAGGAGTCAGTAGAGGCAGAAAAACGTGCTAAAGAGGAGGCAGTAGAGGTGGAAAAACGTGCTGAAGAGGAGGCAGTAGAGGCAGATAAACATGCTAAAGAGGAGGAAGCCGCAGCTCAAAATCATGCTGCTGAGGAGGAAAATGAGAAAAAAAGTCCAAGTGTTGAAGAGGAATCAGGACAAATAACTATGGTTACTGATGAAGAACCTGCAGGATTCACCTAA
- the LOC127342060 gene encoding putative ubiquitin-conjugating enzyme E2 38 isoform X2 has product MVLKKLLQLFGVGKKNKKDDKKKVHWIAGAAPHSTLNIFANNSQLDPSSSGAGTTLSLQKHDPECSSNISMIKEAHGSENDDYNSFNQFDVVQHYSDHHYAKTSPGKATKDWAKTIQNEWKLLQRDLPESIYVRVYEDRIDLLRAAIIGPAGTPYHDGLFFFDVHFPPGYPQCPPKVHYRSGGLRINPNLYESGKVCHSLLNTWLGSGSEKWGKSNSTMLQVLVSIQGLVLNDKPYFNEPALFSSKEKHSLAYNTTAFLLSCKTMLYSLQNPPKNFETIIVCHFHEREQAILEACGAYASGMIVGSLVKDGRTYVRNKCFARFKKSLDAQTELLKKELAANRFRALELKRHSTDEIVSTS; this is encoded by the exons ATGGTTCTGAAGAAGCTGCTTCAGCTGTTTGGAGTAGGCAAGAAGAACAAGAAGGATGACAAGAAGAAAG TCCATTGGATTGCAGGTGCTGCTCCACACTCTACTCTTAATATCTTTGCAAACAACAGTCAATTGGATCCCTCTTCAAGTGGGGCTGGTACGACACTATCACTGCAAAAGCATGATCCTGAATGTTCAAGTAACATCTCCATGATAAAGGAAGCACATGGATCTGAGAATGACGATTACAATTCATTTAACCAATTTGATGTTGTTCAACATTACTCAGACCACCACTATGCAAAGACTTCACCGGGGAAG GCCACGAAAGATTGGGCGAAAACAATACAAAATGAATGGAAgcttctacagagagatctaccag AATCTATATATGTTCGAGTTTATGAGGATAGGATTGATCTACTTAGGGCTGCTATTATTGGGCCTGCTGGAACTCCATATCATGATGGTCTGTTCTTCTTTGATGTTCACTTTCCTCCTGGATATCCTCAATGTCCACCG AAAGTTCATTACCGTTCAGGTGGACTTCGGATAAATCCAAATCTGTACGAGAGTGGAAAAGTTTGCCATAGCCTTCTGAACACTTGGCTGGGTTCTGGATCTGAGAAATGGGGAAAGTCAAATTCCACCATGCTGCAGGTGTTGGTCTCCATCCAGGGCCTTGTGTTGAATGATAAACCCTACTTCAATGAGCCAGCTCTCTTCAGCTCGAAAGAGAAGCATTCCCTGGCATATAATACCACTGCATTTCTACTATCCTGCAAGACAATGTTGTATTCACTTCAGAACCCCCCAAAG AATTTTGAGACCATTATTGTGTGCCATTTCCATGAGCGGGAGCAGGCCATCCTGGAGGCATGCGGTGCATATGCATCTGGCATGATCGTTGGATCATTGGTCAAAGATGGCCGGACATACGTCCGCAACAAGTGCTTTGCGCGTTTCAAGAAGTCCCTGGATGCACAAACTGAACTTCTTAAGAAGGAGCTAGCCGCGAACAGGTTTCGTGCGCTGGAACTGAAGAGACATTCTACAGATGAGATTGTGTCTACTAGCTAG
- the LOC127342060 gene encoding putative ubiquitin-conjugating enzyme E2 38 isoform X1: MVLKKLLQLFGVGKKNKKDDKKKVHWIAGAAPHSTLNIFANNSQLDPSSSGAGTTLSLQKHDPECSSNISMIKEAHGSENDDYNSFNQFDVVQHYSDHHYAKTSPGKATKDWAKTIQNEWKLLQRDLPESIYVRVYEDRIDLLRAAIIGPAGTPYHDGLFFFDVHFPPGYPQCPPKVHYRSGGLRINPNLYESGKVCHSLLNTWLGSGSEKWGKSNSTMLQVLVSIQGLVLNDKPYFNEPALFSSKEKHSLAYNTTAFLLSCKTMLYSLQNPPKVITEPSFLAKNFETIIVCHFHEREQAILEACGAYASGMIVGSLVKDGRTYVRNKCFARFKKSLDAQTELLKKELAANRFRALELKRHSTDEIVSTS, translated from the exons ATGGTTCTGAAGAAGCTGCTTCAGCTGTTTGGAGTAGGCAAGAAGAACAAGAAGGATGACAAGAAGAAAG TCCATTGGATTGCAGGTGCTGCTCCACACTCTACTCTTAATATCTTTGCAAACAACAGTCAATTGGATCCCTCTTCAAGTGGGGCTGGTACGACACTATCACTGCAAAAGCATGATCCTGAATGTTCAAGTAACATCTCCATGATAAAGGAAGCACATGGATCTGAGAATGACGATTACAATTCATTTAACCAATTTGATGTTGTTCAACATTACTCAGACCACCACTATGCAAAGACTTCACCGGGGAAG GCCACGAAAGATTGGGCGAAAACAATACAAAATGAATGGAAgcttctacagagagatctaccag AATCTATATATGTTCGAGTTTATGAGGATAGGATTGATCTACTTAGGGCTGCTATTATTGGGCCTGCTGGAACTCCATATCATGATGGTCTGTTCTTCTTTGATGTTCACTTTCCTCCTGGATATCCTCAATGTCCACCG AAAGTTCATTACCGTTCAGGTGGACTTCGGATAAATCCAAATCTGTACGAGAGTGGAAAAGTTTGCCATAGCCTTCTGAACACTTGGCTGGGTTCTGGATCTGAGAAATGGGGAAAGTCAAATTCCACCATGCTGCAGGTGTTGGTCTCCATCCAGGGCCTTGTGTTGAATGATAAACCCTACTTCAATGAGCCAGCTCTCTTCAGCTCGAAAGAGAAGCATTCCCTGGCATATAATACCACTGCATTTCTACTATCCTGCAAGACAATGTTGTATTCACTTCAGAACCCCCCAAAGGTAATCACAGAACCCTCATTTCTTGCCAAG AATTTTGAGACCATTATTGTGTGCCATTTCCATGAGCGGGAGCAGGCCATCCTGGAGGCATGCGGTGCATATGCATCTGGCATGATCGTTGGATCATTGGTCAAAGATGGCCGGACATACGTCCGCAACAAGTGCTTTGCGCGTTTCAAGAAGTCCCTGGATGCACAAACTGAACTTCTTAAGAAGGAGCTAGCCGCGAACAGGTTTCGTGCGCTGGAACTGAAGAGACATTCTACAGATGAGATTGTGTCTACTAGCTAG